From a region of the Bacteroidota bacterium genome:
- a CDS encoding WG repeat-containing protein — protein MKLLINLVLLLLITQKINSQTLIAQAKPMGGKLWGYIDITGNLVIPAKYATCYEFTEDGFAAIYEAKQYHFINKKGEKIITELSGFKLIDGFGINLKGYNNGLAPVKIGTSWGYMDVQGKESIKPSYDKVSEFNGGYAVASRGEKKFVLDLKGNEIPVTDTKVFALKHFSEGLAPFDGQDKKNGFIDISGKVVIEPDFMSVGYFVNDLAWAKTTELTVGYINKKGEWVIKPQFTAAKDFDAQSGMARVKIAETWAYIDKTERF, from the coding sequence ATGAAACTTCTGATAAACCTGGTTTTACTTCTTCTAATCACACAGAAAATCAATTCTCAAACACTTATTGCTCAGGCAAAACCAATGGGTGGGAAATTATGGGGATATATTGATATAACAGGCAATTTGGTTATACCTGCTAAATATGCCACCTGTTATGAATTTACCGAGGATGGTTTTGCAGCAATTTATGAGGCAAAACAATATCATTTTATAAATAAAAAAGGCGAAAAAATAATTACTGAATTAAGTGGATTTAAACTTATAGATGGGTTTGGAATTAATCTAAAAGGCTATAACAATGGACTAGCTCCTGTTAAGATAGGAACATCATGGGGTTATATGGATGTTCAGGGCAAGGAATCTATAAAGCCTTCTTATGATAAAGTATCGGAATTTAATGGTGGTTATGCAGTGGCAAGCAGAGGCGAGAAGAAATTTGTTCTGGATTTAAAAGGAAATGAAATTCCGGTAACAGACACTAAAGTTTTTGCTTTAAAACATTTCTCTGAAGGCCTAGCGCCTTTTGATGGCCAGGATAAAAAAAATGGCTTTATTGACATAAGTGGAAAAGTAGTTATTGAACCTGATTTTATGAGTGTAGGATATTTTGTAAATGACTTAGCATGGGCTAAAACCACTGAACTTACAGTGGGTTATATCAACAAAAAAGGAGAATGGGTAATAAAGCCGCAGTTTACTGCAGCTAAAGATTTTGATGCTCAAAG